In the Flavobacterium sp. J372 genome, one interval contains:
- the dnaG gene encoding DNA primase, giving the protein MISKATIDTVFETARVEEVIGDFVQLKRAGSNLKGLSPFSNEKSPSFMVSPVKQIWKDFSSGKGGNAVAFLMEHEHFTYPEAIRYLAKKYNIEIEETQQTDQDREQADERESMYLVSEFAQKYFHNTLLNTDEGRAIGYSYFKERGFTGETIKKFGLGYSPEVWDAFTAEALGKGYKAEYLEKTGLSILREDGRHIDRFRGRVMFPIQSMSGRVLGFGGRILGNDKKVAKYLNSPESDIYHKSKVLYGIYHAKQAIAKQDNCYLVEGYTDVIQLHQAGVENVVASSGTALTPDQIRLINRLTKNITVLFDGDAAGLRAAIRGIDLILEEGMNVKVCTFPEGEDPDSFAKNNTYEALVNHLENNAKDFIQFKASLLMDEAANDPVKKAGLIRDMVTSIGKIPDRIQREIYIQEVARIMDISEQVLSSTLAQLVQKDLADAGKKFKEEQREKAFDVVKSESQQTAAKVDVLYELERKIIEILLLYGGETEEFEDILLKADEDGELKQVTEKKEYKVYERIFLSLQEDETELANPLFKAIYESLIAYYQANEKFETEQYLMHLEPELAREVTDILMEEERELLHNWEGQQIIVKQKGQTIAQYVQETILTLRWYLVDSIINELRNSLANTKPEDDNTETLSMAMDYQKLVNSFSVRLGRVMSRYSS; this is encoded by the coding sequence GTGATATCTAAAGCTACAATTGATACCGTATTTGAAACCGCCCGTGTTGAGGAGGTTATCGGTGATTTTGTGCAATTGAAACGTGCGGGCAGCAACCTCAAAGGCCTTAGCCCCTTCAGTAATGAAAAGTCGCCCTCGTTCATGGTATCTCCTGTAAAACAGATTTGGAAAGATTTTAGTTCCGGGAAAGGCGGAAATGCTGTAGCATTCCTTATGGAACATGAGCATTTTACTTATCCTGAAGCCATACGCTATCTTGCCAAAAAATATAACATAGAGATTGAGGAGACCCAGCAAACCGACCAGGACCGTGAACAGGCCGATGAGCGCGAAAGCATGTACCTGGTGTCTGAATTTGCACAAAAGTATTTCCACAATACATTGCTAAATACTGATGAAGGCCGTGCTATTGGCTACTCGTATTTCAAAGAGCGTGGCTTTACAGGTGAAACAATAAAGAAGTTTGGGCTGGGCTATTCACCTGAAGTTTGGGACGCATTTACTGCGGAAGCTTTAGGAAAAGGGTATAAGGCTGAATATCTTGAGAAAACCGGGTTGTCTATCCTGCGTGAAGATGGCAGGCATATTGACCGTTTCCGGGGCAGGGTGATGTTTCCCATCCAAAGCATGTCGGGCAGAGTATTAGGCTTTGGTGGGAGGATTCTTGGTAATGATAAGAAAGTTGCCAAATACCTTAATTCCCCTGAAAGCGATATCTACCACAAAAGCAAAGTGCTGTACGGTATTTATCACGCTAAGCAGGCTATTGCTAAACAGGATAACTGCTATTTAGTAGAGGGCTATACAGATGTGATACAGCTGCACCAGGCAGGTGTGGAGAACGTGGTGGCATCATCAGGGACAGCATTAACACCCGACCAGATTAGGCTTATCAACCGCCTTACCAAAAACATCACCGTACTTTTTGATGGTGACGCAGCAGGTTTACGCGCTGCTATACGTGGTATCGACCTTATTCTGGAAGAAGGAATGAACGTAAAGGTATGCACTTTCCCGGAAGGCGAAGATCCTGACAGTTTTGCGAAGAATAATACCTATGAAGCGCTTGTAAACCACCTGGAGAATAATGCCAAAGACTTTATCCAGTTCAAAGCATCATTACTTATGGACGAAGCAGCAAACGACCCTGTAAAAAAAGCAGGGCTCATACGTGATATGGTTACCAGTATTGGTAAGATACCAGACCGTATCCAGCGGGAAATTTATATACAGGAAGTTGCCAGGATCATGGATATTTCCGAGCAGGTATTGTCAAGTACACTGGCGCAGCTGGTGCAGAAAGATTTGGCCGATGCTGGTAAGAAGTTTAAGGAAGAACAGAGGGAAAAGGCTTTTGATGTTGTAAAGAGTGAGTCACAGCAAACAGCTGCAAAAGTTGATGTGCTGTACGAGCTTGAGCGAAAAATTATTGAAATACTTTTGCTTTACGGCGGGGAAACAGAAGAGTTTGAAGATATTTTGCTTAAGGCAGATGAAGACGGTGAGCTGAAACAAGTAACCGAAAAAAAGGAATATAAGGTCTATGAGCGCATTTTCTTAAGTCTGCAGGAAGATGAGACTGAATTGGCCAATCCTCTCTTTAAAGCTATATATGAAAGCCTGATAGCCTATTACCAGGCTAACGAGAAGTTTGAAACAGAGCAATACCTCATGCACCTTGAGCCTGAACTTGCCCGTGAAGTTACCGATATTTTAATGGAAGAAGAACGTGAACTGCTGCACAACTGGGAAGGCCAGCAAATCATTGTAAAACAAAAAGGCCAAACCATAGCACAATACGTACAGGAAACCATACTTACGCTGCGTTGGTACCTAGTTGACAGCATCATTAATGAGCTGCGTAACAGCCTTGCCAATACCAAACCTGAAGATGATAATACCGAAACCCTCTCTATGGCAATGGATTACCAAAAGCTGGTTAATTCGTTTTCTGTAAGATTAGGCAGGGTAATGTCGCGTTATAGCTCGTAG
- a CDS encoding arabinogalactan endo-1,4-beta-galactosidase produces MKQIALYLFFAIIISCTGTEVENIGTYFPEYIIAADGSFISQVRTSGVIVKNAAGQPEDMLTTLKNAGVNTIRLRLFKNPADGHSGFNEVKTFAEEIRNKGMKVWLTVHYSDTWADPAHQEKPAEWSGQSYAQLKASVYNYTKQIVTGIGPDYIQIGNEINAGFLFPEGAYANMEQLKGLLAEGCRAVRENSDAVIMLHYAGYEGAASFYSNFIDLDYDLIGLSYYPMWHGKNLNQLQANMQALFLAHSKPVVIAETSYPFTFGYNDFTNNIIGSQDQILPQYPATPEGQAAYLAKIKEISVEYGLGFCYWGGEWISFNGPEATNGSAYENQALWDFDAKALPAMSVFRN; encoded by the coding sequence ATGAAACAAATTGCGTTGTATTTGTTTTTCGCTATAATAATTTCGTGCACAGGTACGGAAGTTGAGAATATAGGTACATATTTTCCAGAGTACATTATAGCTGCAGATGGCTCTTTTATATCGCAGGTGCGTACATCAGGAGTTATTGTCAAGAACGCGGCCGGGCAACCGGAAGATATGCTTACAACGCTTAAAAATGCAGGGGTAAATACCATACGCCTGCGCCTGTTTAAAAACCCGGCTGACGGGCATTCAGGCTTTAATGAAGTAAAGACTTTCGCCGAAGAAATAAGAAACAAGGGAATGAAAGTATGGCTCACGGTGCATTACAGTGACACTTGGGCAGATCCCGCGCATCAGGAAAAGCCTGCAGAGTGGTCGGGGCAAAGCTATGCACAGCTTAAAGCAAGTGTTTACAACTATACAAAACAAATTGTTACAGGGATTGGTCCGGACTATATTCAAATCGGCAATGAGATAAACGCAGGGTTCCTGTTTCCTGAAGGAGCTTATGCTAATATGGAACAACTTAAAGGCCTTTTGGCAGAAGGCTGCCGTGCGGTAAGGGAAAATTCAGATGCGGTGATTATGCTCCATTATGCAGGGTATGAAGGGGCTGCGAGTTTCTACAGCAATTTTATTGATTTAGACTACGATCTTATTGGTTTGTCTTATTACCCTATGTGGCACGGCAAAAACCTGAACCAGTTACAGGCAAATATGCAGGCACTGTTTCTTGCCCATAGTAAACCTGTTGTAATTGCCGAAACATCATACCCATTTACGTTTGGGTATAATGACTTTACAAACAACATTATTGGCAGCCAGGACCAGATATTGCCGCAATACCCCGCAACCCCTGAGGGACAGGCAGCTTATCTGGCTAAGATTAAAGAAATATCTGTGGAATATGGCCTTGGCTTTTGTTATTGGGGAGGTGAGTGGATTTCCTTCAACGGCCCTGAAGCTACAAATGGTTCTGCATATGAGAATCAGGCGCTATGGGATTTTGATGCAAAAGCACTCCCGGCTATGAGTGTTTTTAGAAATTAA